A window from Gossypium raimondii isolate GPD5lz chromosome 7, ASM2569854v1, whole genome shotgun sequence encodes these proteins:
- the LOC128042572 gene encoding uncharacterized protein LOC128042572 translates to MPRRKVRSHRIVQGTPNSAETNSTEQQTAIGSSNVPVTPEEPIEDQNETGGTRRVRGRTVLSDLYDLDPVERVQVSSNSFGQPVGSEARLLAGYMGILARNANMLPINFESWHKVLESNKNQALDNIKARFALEVSDAYVKKALGKRWRGHKSTLKKEYFKTKTTLDERLQNVPPGMLRYQWEEVVRFWTSKKGEDREKVGKQSRQQQKFTHTAGSKSFACVAHAEELSSGQKVGRLQLFDITHRKKDGNPMTPEAAEIMEKLKDKKAEYEAIASSDSSVHIYDIDNRIITEVLGPERYGRVRFQGSFVNQSQYFGSSSQQYMPSGSRAEAEVQRLRDQMAQMQATTAEQITQLKAEATSREADVQRRYEELQLQLKVMQRMREVEVQRKYEEAMARA, encoded by the exons atgcctagaagaaaagtgcgatcgcaccgcattgttcaaggtactccaaactcggcggaaacaaacagcactgaacaacagactgctattggatcttcgaatgttccggttacacctgaggaacctatagaagatcaaa atgaaaCTGGTGGGACTCGGAGAGTTCGCGGACGTACAGTACTGAGCGATTTATACGacctagatccagtcgagcgtgtccaagtatccagtaatagctttggtcagcctgttggatcagaagcccgccttttagcaggatacatgggcattctagcacggaatgcaaatatgttgccaattaacttcgagtcatggcataaagtgctcgagagtaacaagaaccaagctctcgataacattaag gcgagatttgctctagaggtctccgatgcttatgtaaagaaggcattgggaaaaagatggagaggccataagagcactttaaagaaagaatattttaagacaaaaacaacactcgacgagagattacaaaatgtcccgccgggaatgctgaggtaccagtgggaagaggtcgttagattttggacttcgaagaaaggagag gatcgtgaaaaagttggaaaacaaagtaggcagcaacaaaaattcactcacacagctgggtcgaaaagttttgcgtgtgtagctcatgcagag gaactgtcgtccggtcaaaaagttggacgacttcaactttttgacattacacataggaagaaagatggtaaccctatgactcctgaagctgcagaaattatg gaaaaattgaaggataaaaaggcagagtacgaagcgattgcttccagtgatagttctgttcatatttacgacattgataaccggattatcactgaagttttgggtcctgaaaggtatggtcgggttcgatttcaaggatcttttgttaaccaatcccaatattttggatctagctcgcaacaatatatgccttcggggagtcgagctgaagctgaagttcagaggttaagagaccagatggctcagatgcaagcgacaacagctgagcaaattacacaacttaaagcggaggcaacatcgagagaagctgatGTTCAAagaagatatgaagaactccagctacaacttaaagtgATGCAAAGAATGAGAGAAGTcgaggttcaacgaaagtatgaagaaGCAATGGCAAGAGCTTAG